A genomic segment from Lasioglossum baleicum chromosome 5, iyLasBale1, whole genome shotgun sequence encodes:
- the LOC143209065 gene encoding uncharacterized protein LOC143209065: MIATMRGACLAGVLVIIIGCLAETQAYVSFDQVNPGNSSVSDDDLLKSAVPEQEAKAETEKPKLTRVPLEPRKSRRSIDGSLATINENDGEKPSRVAIKERPAPGDIAPEARPGAKRNHKKMKLAQTQSQKKSKKTKRYIDTAAQQQLSGHQNHSETVRGYRHKDEKYHAQRKAIMDKFHARNREILRKYQQTSTTTTTTTTEGPIRYNLGFSRESLRTETGIDWFAKEATTKSPIATPPPQVLARTNPPTRSILPVVEEKRSARDENDIIAGSKSNTTTPRAQPKTTNIQEVGNCKNLESLNKVYQHNLVLDIQRSTIVETEISSPTVEGSCVDCVIAYQISGPSLDMNVSKTSKTAKIRAKGVENGSITIVVKFYTNPSKGGHC; encoded by the exons ATGATCGCGACGATGAGGGGCGCGTGTCTCGCCGGTGTTCTCGTGATAATAATCGGTTGCCTGGCGGAAACGCAGGCGTACGTGAGCTTCGACCAGGTGAATCCCGGCAACTCGAGCGTGTCCGACGACGATCTGCTGAAGAGCGCGGTTCCCGAGCAGGAAGCCAAAGCAGAAACGGAAAAACCGAAACTGACCCGTGTGCCGTTGGAGCCGCGGAAGTCTCGTCGATCGATCGATGGATCTCTGGCCACGATCAACGAGAACGATGGCGAGAAACCAAGCAGAGTCGCGATCAAAGAGCGACCTGCTCCCGGAGACATCGCTCCGGAGGCGCGGCCAGGTGCGAAGAGGAACCACAAGAAGATGAAACTAGCGCAGACCCAGAGCCAGAAGAAGTCGAAGAAAACGAAACGCTACATCGACACCGCGGCTCAGCAGCAACTCTCCGGCCACCAGAATCATTCGGAAACGGTGCGCGGCTATCGCCATAAGGATGAAAAATACCACGCACAGAGGAAAGCCATCATGGACAAGTTTCACGCGCGGAACCGCGAGATACTCCGGAAGTACCAGCAGACGTCGACCACCACCACGACAACCACCACCGAAGGACCCATCAGGTACAATCTGGGCTTCTCACGCGAATCTCTGAGAACCGAGACGGGAATTGACTGGTTCGCGAAGGAAGCGACGACGAAGTCGCCGATCGCTACTCCACCTCCTCAGGTACTCGCGAGAACCAATCCACCAACGAGGTCCATCTTGCCCGTCGTTGAGGAGAAAAGAAGCGCTAGGGATGAGAATGACATAATTGCTGGATCAAAATCG AACACAACAACCCCACGTGCACAACCAAAAACCACCAACATTCAGGAAGTAGGTAACTGCAAAAATCTTGAGAGTTTGAATAAGGTGTACCAGCACAACCTGGTGCtggacattcagagaagcaCGATAGTTGAGACAGAGATATCGTCACCGACAGTGGAAGGGAGCTGCGTCGACTGCGTCATCGCGTACCAAATCTCTGGACCTTCGCTGGATATGAATGTATCGAAAACTTCAAAGACGGCGAAGATAAGGGCCAAAGGTGTCGAAAACGGATCCATTACGATTGTCGTAAAATTTTACACGAATCCGTCCAAGGGCGGCCATTGCTGA